Proteins co-encoded in one Desulfitobacterium hafniense DCB-2 genomic window:
- a CDS encoding PspC domain-containing protein has translation MTDKLYRSETDKKVGGVCGGLADYFDIDSTLIRLVVLLTFFMGGVGFFLYIIAWAVIPVNPGYRAGGGYHHGGTVVDEMKESVQDIGSSAQSFAQDLRTANPSQRKRYIGIGLMVLGVIFLLDQWFPHFFAWGKMWPLILIIIGIGIIIRRD, from the coding sequence ATGACAGATAAATTATACCGCTCAGAAACAGATAAAAAAGTGGGTGGAGTCTGCGGGGGACTTGCGGATTACTTTGATATTGACTCTACCTTAATTCGTTTGGTTGTCCTCCTGACCTTCTTCATGGGAGGTGTTGGCTTCTTCCTCTATATTATTGCCTGGGCGGTGATCCCCGTCAATCCGGGCTATAGGGCAGGAGGAGGTTATCACCATGGTGGGACGGTGGTGGATGAGATGAAAGAAAGTGTTCAGGATATCGGCAGCTCTGCGCAAAGCTTCGCCCAGGACTTGAGGACAGCCAACCCATCCCAGAGAAAGCGGTATATAGGAATCGGCCTGATGGTTCTGGGAGTCATTTTTCTCCTGGATCAATGGTTTCCCCATTTCTTTGCCTGGGGGAAAATGTGGCCCCTCATTTTGATCATCATCGGTATTGGGATTATCATAAGGAGGGATTAA